Proteins encoded together in one Mycobacterium simiae window:
- a CDS encoding ferritin family protein, whose protein sequence is MSRQSLTKAHAKITELSWEPTFATPATRFGTDYTFDKAPKKDPLKQIMRSYFPMEEEKDNRVFGAMDGAIRGNMFRQVQQRWIEWQKLFLAIIPFPEISAARAMPMAIGAVPNPEIHNGLAVQMIDEVRHSTIQMNLKKLYMNNYIDPAGFDITEKAFGNCYASTIGRQFGEGFITGDAITAANIYLTVVAETAFTNTLFVAMPDEAAANGDYLLPTVFHSVQSDESRHISNGYSILLMALADERNRPLLERDLRYAWWNNHCVVDAAIGTFIEYGTKDRRKDRESYAEMWRRWIYDDYYRSYLLPLEKYGLTIPHDLVEEAWRRIVDKSYVHEVARFFATGWPVNYWRIDPMTDEDFEWFEEKYPGWYSKFGRWWENYNRLAYPGRNKPIAFEDVDYVYPHRCWTCMVPCLIRGDMITDKVDGQWRTYCSETCHWTDTVAFRSEYEGRPTPNMGRLTGFREWETLHHGGDLADIVSNLGYVRDDGKTLIPQPHLHLDDPSKMWTLDDIRGNTFNSPNVLLNEMSDEERQAHLADYCAGVGHH, encoded by the coding sequence ATGAGTAGGCAGAGCCTGACGAAAGCTCACGCGAAGATCACTGAACTGTCATGGGAGCCCACATTCGCCACCCCCGCGACGCGGTTCGGAACCGATTACACCTTCGATAAAGCCCCGAAAAAGGACCCTCTCAAGCAAATCATGAGGTCCTATTTTCCGATGGAAGAAGAGAAGGATAATCGTGTCTTCGGCGCGATGGATGGTGCTATCCGTGGCAACATGTTCCGTCAAGTACAGCAGCGCTGGATTGAATGGCAAAAGTTGTTCTTGGCGATCATTCCGTTTCCCGAAATCTCGGCGGCACGCGCCATGCCGATGGCGATCGGCGCCGTACCGAACCCCGAGATTCACAACGGGCTGGCGGTACAGATGATCGACGAGGTCCGCCACTCGACGATCCAGATGAACCTCAAAAAGCTGTACATGAACAATTACATCGACCCCGCCGGATTCGACATCACCGAAAAGGCTTTCGGCAACTGCTACGCCTCGACTATCGGGCGGCAGTTCGGTGAGGGTTTCATCACCGGCGATGCCATAACCGCAGCGAACATCTACCTGACCGTAGTCGCCGAAACAGCCTTCACCAATACGCTTTTCGTCGCCATGCCGGACGAGGCCGCAGCCAACGGCGACTATCTGTTGCCAACGGTGTTCCATTCAGTCCAGTCGGACGAGTCGCGGCACATATCCAATGGCTACTCGATCCTCCTGATGGCGTTGGCCGATGAGCGCAACCGGCCGCTGCTGGAACGCGATTTGCGTTACGCGTGGTGGAACAACCATTGCGTCGTCGACGCGGCCATCGGCACGTTCATCGAGTACGGCACGAAGGACCGGCGCAAGGATCGCGAAAGCTACGCGGAGATGTGGCGTCGCTGGATCTACGACGACTACTACCGCAGCTATCTGCTTCCCCTCGAGAAGTACGGTCTCACCATCCCCCACGACCTTGTCGAAGAGGCATGGAGGCGCATCGTCGACAAGAGCTATGTGCACGAGGTTGCCAGGTTCTTCGCCACCGGCTGGCCGGTGAACTACTGGCGCATAGACCCGATGACCGATGAGGACTTCGAGTGGTTCGAAGAAAAGTACCCGGGCTGGTACTCGAAGTTCGGCCGCTGGTGGGAAAACTACAACCGGCTGGCCTACCCGGGGCGCAACAAGCCGATCGCCTTCGAGGATGTCGACTACGTGTACCCGCACCGCTGCTGGACTTGCATGGTGCCCTGCCTGATCCGTGGTGACATGATCACGGACAAGGTCGACGGTCAGTGGCGCACCTACTGCTCGGAAACCTGTCATTGGACCGACACGGTCGCCTTCCGCAGCGAGTACGAGGGCCGGCCGACTCCGAACATGGGCCGCCTCACTGGGTTCCGCGAGTGGGAGACGCTGCACCACGGCGGCGATCTTGCCGACATCGTCAGCAACCTGGGATATGTGCGAGACGATGGCAAGACGCTCATCCCTCAGCCGCACCTGCACCTCGACGATCCGTCGAAGATGTGGACCCTCGACGACATCCGCGGCAATACGTTCAACAGCCCCAACGTATTGCTCAATGAGATGAGCGACGAGGAGCGCCAAGCCCATCTGGCGGATTACTGCGCCGGCGTCGGCCACCACTGA